A genomic window from Chitinophaga pollutisoli includes:
- the egtB gene encoding ergothioneine biosynthesis protein EgtB encodes MLDVTTPTALLRQYLQVRKWTESICRPLQKEDYVVQPVEDVSPPKWHLGHTTWFFETMVLKKFLAGYVEFDPMFNFVFNSYYESLGARVIRTNRGNLSRPTVDEIYKYRKYVDSAMEQLLAQPLPAEAATLLTLGCQHEQQHQELLWTDIKFILGNNPLFPPYDTEEQPQPRPAAAMKFINMEGGVYEIGFSGGGFCYDNELDRHKVYLEPYAIADRPVTNGEFLAFMDAGGYKEFSYWHAEGWDWVKRDQVHAPMYWHKEDGRWMTYTLQGVQPVEPDEPLCHISFYEAAAFAAWKGMRLPTEFEWEAAAHLFDWGRRWEWTESAYLPYPGFERVAGPVGEYNGKFMVNQKVLRGASDFTPEGHSRHTYRNFFHPHLRWQLTGIRLAKTIKP; translated from the coding sequence ATGTTAGACGTAACTACTCCCACGGCGCTCCTGCGGCAATATCTGCAGGTGCGGAAATGGACGGAATCCATATGCCGTCCGCTACAAAAAGAGGATTATGTGGTACAACCTGTAGAAGATGTAAGCCCGCCGAAATGGCACCTCGGGCATACCACCTGGTTTTTCGAGACGATGGTGCTGAAAAAATTCCTGGCGGGATATGTTGAGTTCGATCCCATGTTCAACTTCGTGTTCAACAGCTACTACGAAAGCCTCGGCGCCCGCGTGATCCGCACCAACCGGGGCAATCTCAGCCGTCCGACCGTAGACGAAATCTACAAATACCGCAAATACGTTGATTCCGCCATGGAACAGCTCCTCGCGCAACCGCTCCCCGCTGAGGCAGCAACCCTCCTGACATTGGGCTGCCAGCACGAGCAGCAGCACCAGGAGCTGTTGTGGACCGACATCAAGTTTATCCTCGGCAACAACCCGCTCTTCCCGCCATACGACACCGAAGAGCAACCCCAGCCCCGGCCCGCCGCCGCCATGAAGTTCATCAACATGGAGGGTGGCGTGTATGAAATCGGCTTTTCAGGCGGGGGATTCTGTTACGACAATGAGCTGGACCGGCACAAAGTTTACCTGGAGCCCTACGCCATTGCGGACCGCCCCGTTACCAACGGCGAATTCCTCGCATTCATGGACGCCGGCGGGTATAAGGAATTTTCGTACTGGCACGCAGAAGGCTGGGATTGGGTGAAGCGCGATCAGGTGCATGCGCCCATGTACTGGCATAAAGAAGACGGCCGGTGGATGACGTACACCTTGCAGGGCGTTCAGCCCGTTGAGCCCGACGAGCCCCTCTGTCATATCAGTTTTTACGAAGCTGCTGCATTCGCCGCCTGGAAAGGCATGCGCCTGCCCACGGAATTCGAATGGGAAGCCGCGGCGCATCTGTTCGACTGGGGCCGGCGCTGGGAGTGGACGGAAAGCGCGTATCTCCCCTATCCCGGATTCGAGCGCGTGGCAGGGCCTGTCGGGGAGTACAATGGCAAGTTCATGGTCAACCAGAAAGTGCTGCGCGGCGCGTCCGATTTTACACCGGAGGGCCATAGCAGGCATACATACCGCAATTTTTTCCATCCGCATTTACGCTGGCAGCTTACAGGCATCC
- a CDS encoding ABC transporter permease/substrate-binding protein, producing the protein MNEFIQFLQSQSGKLLEQTWTHIHLTLLSVALAIVAGVPLGILIARKQKLAGVTLGFAGVMQTIPSIALLGFLIPLLGIGPKPAIFALFLYALLPIIRNTYTGIKGVDATVREAAVAMGMTRGQVLFKAELPLAMPVILAGIRTAAVINVGVATLAAYIAAGGLGEFIFGGIALNNTSMILAGAIPAALLAILFDFLLSRAQKLSLRHFRWAGAAAVIIFAVSAMVPATKGKLLAGFTPEFMGREDGSPGLRRVYGLNIPTVVINDAVMYQALYEEKLDVVSGYSTDGRIRAFQLITLDDDKHIFPPYHAAPVVRKDALERFPELGPALDLLAGRISDSVMTYLNYRVDFLHESPAAVARGFLEENGLYKPSRNGKKGVVRMGSKIFTEQYILCEMYKILVEGNTELSISSKTGLGGTKICFDALTNDQIDFYPEYTGTGLLVILQEPLTDRLRDKDSAYQFVRSRFGEQYGLQWLQPIGFNNAYALMMREAAAEQLHIRTISDLTRYLNTQKD; encoded by the coding sequence ATGAATGAATTCATCCAATTTCTGCAAAGCCAGTCCGGCAAGCTGCTGGAGCAAACCTGGACGCACATCCACCTCACGCTGCTTTCCGTAGCGCTGGCGATAGTGGCCGGCGTGCCGCTTGGCATCCTTATCGCGCGGAAGCAAAAGCTGGCGGGCGTTACGCTGGGATTTGCCGGCGTCATGCAAACCATTCCCAGCATTGCGCTGTTGGGCTTTCTCATTCCCTTGCTGGGCATCGGTCCCAAGCCGGCGATCTTCGCATTGTTCCTCTACGCGCTGCTTCCGATTATCCGCAACACTTACACCGGTATCAAAGGGGTAGACGCAACGGTTCGTGAAGCGGCGGTGGCGATGGGAATGACGCGCGGGCAGGTGTTGTTCAAAGCGGAGTTGCCGCTCGCCATGCCGGTGATCCTCGCGGGCATCCGTACGGCGGCGGTGATCAACGTAGGTGTGGCCACGCTCGCGGCTTACATCGCGGCGGGCGGGCTGGGTGAATTTATTTTCGGGGGCATCGCACTGAACAATACCAGCATGATCCTGGCGGGCGCCATTCCAGCGGCGTTGCTCGCTATATTGTTTGACTTCCTGTTGTCGAGAGCGCAGAAGCTGAGCCTGCGGCACTTCCGCTGGGCGGGCGCCGCTGCGGTGATCATATTCGCCGTTTCAGCCATGGTGCCGGCCACCAAAGGCAAGCTACTGGCAGGTTTCACGCCGGAGTTCATGGGCCGGGAAGATGGTTCGCCGGGGTTGCGGCGGGTATATGGGCTCAACATTCCTACCGTTGTGATCAACGACGCGGTGATGTACCAGGCGTTGTATGAAGAGAAACTGGATGTGGTGAGCGGATACAGTACGGACGGGCGCATCCGGGCCTTCCAACTCATCACGCTCGACGACGACAAGCATATTTTCCCGCCTTACCATGCCGCGCCGGTAGTGCGGAAAGACGCGCTGGAAAGGTTCCCCGAACTAGGGCCCGCGCTGGACCTCCTCGCGGGGCGCATCTCTGATTCGGTGATGACATACCTTAATTACCGCGTGGATTTCCTGCACGAAAGCCCTGCCGCCGTGGCGCGCGGTTTCCTGGAAGAAAACGGGCTGTACAAACCATCGCGGAACGGAAAGAAAGGCGTGGTACGCATGGGATCGAAGATCTTCACAGAACAATATATCCTTTGCGAGATGTACAAAATCCTCGTGGAAGGCAACACGGAATTGTCAATTTCTTCGAAAACCGGCCTGGGTGGCACGAAAATTTGTTTTGATGCATTGACGAACGATCAGATCGACTTCTATCCGGAATATACCGGCACCGGACTCCTCGTTATTTTGCAGGAACCGCTGACGGACCGGCTGAGGGATAAAGACAGCGCTTATCAATTCGTACGTTCCAGGTTCGGGGAACAATACGGGCTGCAATGGCTGCAGCCTATCGGTTTTAATAATGCATACGCACTGATGATGCGGGAAGCGGCGGCGGAGCAATTGCATATCCGCACGATTTCCGATCTCACGCGTTATCTGAATACGCAAAAAGACTAA
- a CDS encoding ATP-binding cassette domain-containing protein has protein sequence MIEASQLYKSFAGVPAVRGVSFRVPEGGRLMLLGTSGSGKTTTLRMLNRLIDPDGGQVLFRGKDTRSLRPEILRRQMGYVMQQYGLFPHYTVAENIAIVPKLLHWDKLRIRRRSEDLLQKLGLSWESHAHQYPAQLSGGQQQRVGLARALAADPPVLLMDEPFGALDPVTRARIRQEFTGLDEFKGKTVVMVTHDIRDAFEMGDHIGIMDKGKLIQTGTPEELQQNPANDFVAAFLHGKGDAP, from the coding sequence ATGATCGAAGCCAGTCAGCTCTATAAATCATTTGCAGGCGTACCAGCGGTGCGGGGCGTATCTTTCCGGGTGCCGGAAGGCGGACGCCTCATGCTGCTGGGCACCAGCGGCAGCGGCAAAACCACGACCCTGCGCATGCTCAACCGACTCATCGACCCGGACGGCGGGCAGGTGCTGTTCCGTGGAAAAGATACCCGCAGCCTCCGCCCGGAAATCCTCCGCCGGCAAATGGGATACGTCATGCAGCAATATGGGCTGTTCCCGCATTACACCGTAGCCGAAAACATCGCCATCGTGCCCAAATTGCTGCATTGGGACAAACTCCGCATCCGCCGGCGCAGCGAAGACCTCCTTCAAAAGCTGGGACTGTCGTGGGAAAGCCACGCCCATCAATATCCCGCGCAGCTCAGCGGCGGACAGCAACAACGCGTAGGCCTCGCACGCGCCCTCGCGGCTGATCCGCCGGTTTTGCTGATGGACGAGCCTTTCGGCGCTCTCGACCCCGTGACCCGCGCCCGCATCCGGCAGGAATTCACCGGGCTCGACGAATTCAAAGGCAAAACCGTGGTGATGGTCACGCACGACATCCGCGACGCGTTCGAGATGGGCGACCATATCGGTATCATGGATAAAGGGAAACTCATCCAAACCGGCACGCCGGAAGAATTACAGCAAAATCCCGCAAACGACTTTGTGGCGGCATTTCTTCACGGTAAAGGGGATGCGCCATGA
- a CDS encoding mercuric reductase: MKNYDAIIIGAGQAGTPLARKLAGAGWKTALIEKRRIGGTCVNDGCTPTKTMIGAARVAYIAGCAAQFGIPADPSQVELSKVKARKDKIVQQSITSLTKSVASTENLDFIEGKAVFSGMKTVDVNGETLHAEHIFINTGARPAIPTIEGLDTVPYLTSTTILDLDETPRHLCILGAGYVAMEMGQMYRRFGAEVTLLEKNARILGKEDEDVAEEIRKILVQDGITVCCGSALHRVSKSGDSIVLELTADGQQRSITCSHLLIAAGRTPNTGDLQLEQTGLHSTAQGTIPVTNKLETDINGIYALGDVKGGPAFTHISYNDYVIVAKNLLENKNLTLDERPVPYCMFTDPELGRIGITEQEAREKGMDILVAKLPMTRVARGIETGDMRGLMKAVVDKASGRILGASVLSVAGGEIMSVLQMAMMGNITCAQLRDGVFAHPTFSESLNNLFMSIES, translated from the coding sequence ATGAAAAATTACGATGCCATCATTATCGGGGCCGGACAGGCAGGAACCCCGCTGGCGCGGAAGCTCGCCGGAGCAGGCTGGAAAACCGCGCTGATTGAGAAACGCCGGATCGGCGGCACCTGCGTCAACGACGGATGTACACCCACTAAAACCATGATCGGCGCCGCCCGTGTCGCTTACATCGCCGGATGCGCCGCACAGTTCGGTATTCCCGCGGATCCTTCGCAGGTCGAATTATCGAAAGTAAAAGCCAGGAAAGATAAAATCGTGCAGCAGTCCATCACCAGCCTCACCAAATCCGTGGCTTCCACCGAAAATCTAGATTTTATCGAAGGAAAAGCCGTTTTCTCCGGCATGAAAACCGTGGATGTAAACGGCGAAACCCTCCATGCGGAGCATATCTTCATCAACACCGGCGCCCGTCCGGCCATTCCAACCATTGAAGGGCTCGACACCGTGCCTTACCTCACTTCCACCACCATCCTCGATCTCGACGAAACGCCCAGACACTTATGCATCCTCGGCGCAGGGTACGTAGCTATGGAAATGGGACAGATGTACCGGCGGTTCGGCGCGGAGGTCACGCTGCTGGAAAAAAATGCGCGGATACTCGGAAAGGAAGATGAAGACGTGGCGGAAGAAATCCGGAAAATCCTTGTGCAGGATGGTATAACGGTTTGCTGCGGTTCCGCATTGCACCGCGTATCGAAATCCGGTGATTCTATTGTCCTGGAACTGACTGCCGACGGGCAGCAGCGCAGCATCACATGCAGCCATCTGCTCATCGCGGCGGGCCGCACGCCCAATACCGGCGACCTTCAGCTGGAACAAACAGGGCTCCATAGCACGGCGCAGGGCACCATCCCGGTCACCAATAAACTGGAAACGGATATCAACGGCATTTATGCGCTCGGCGACGTGAAAGGCGGGCCGGCGTTCACGCATATTTCCTACAACGATTACGTGATCGTCGCTAAAAACTTATTGGAAAATAAAAATCTTACTTTAGATGAAAGGCCCGTGCCTTATTGCATGTTCACCGATCCCGAACTGGGGCGTATCGGCATCACGGAGCAGGAAGCCAGGGAAAAAGGGATGGACATCCTCGTGGCGAAGCTTCCCATGACCCGCGTGGCGCGGGGGATCGAGACAGGCGATATGCGCGGGTTGATGAAAGCCGTGGTAGACAAAGCATCCGGCAGGATCCTCGGCGCGTCGGTTCTTAGTGTGGCCGGCGGCGAGATCATGTCGGTACTGCAAATGGCCATGATGGGCAATATTACCTGCGCGCAGCTGCGCGACGGCGTTTTCGCCCATCCCACGTTTTCGGAATCGCTCAATAACCTGTTTATGTCCATCGAATCATGA
- a CDS encoding helix-turn-helix domain-containing protein, translated as MRQIPQGQHHQGTGQYKVNIARDELASLAGTATESLIRTLGEFKQEKLVAIKGPVITLPEPGRLEDIAYH; from the coding sequence ATGCGTCAAATCCCGCAAGGCCAACATCACCAGGGTACTGGCCAGTACAAGGTTAACATCGCCAGGGACGAACTGGCTTCCCTGGCCGGAACCGCGACGGAATCGTTGATCCGTACACTCGGCGAATTCAAGCAGGAAAAACTGGTTGCCATCAAAGGGCCAGTGATTACGCTGCCGGAACCGGGCCGGCTGGAAGACATCGCCTACCATTAA
- a CDS encoding molybdopterin molybdotransferase MoeA — protein MMTVSEAYTAMLRAAAGFGVTTVLLEAAEGRILRETVHADRPLPPYDRVTVNGLAIAFESYGRGQRVFGSGGIQAAGMPRQQLANLADGMEVMRGSVLPDLTDTVVPFDQLEVTEHEGFRRFTLTGNISQGQHIHRKGTDAHAGKPLLEPGVRIGPAEIGVLAGTGKAEVKVSALPRVLLVATGNELVEVRDTPEPHQVRLSNVHSLSAGLQELGIPTDIVHLADEKHRMSEELLPLLYRCDVMICTGAVGDGRFNHLPEVLAEAGMEKIVDGVGQKPGKRILFGRLPGGPVVFALPGNPQSVMTNYARYIRPWLEVCLGLPAREPVMARLSETLTFVRPLEYFIPVKLYISREAVLQALPIPHQGSGDLAALTRADGFMSLPSVSNVFEAGNAYPVWIFRQNSPI, from the coding sequence ATGATGACCGTATCGGAAGCTTATACCGCCATGTTGCGCGCCGCAGCGGGTTTCGGCGTTACAACCGTATTGCTCGAAGCCGCGGAAGGGCGCATCCTGCGCGAAACCGTGCATGCCGACAGGCCCCTGCCGCCTTACGACCGCGTTACCGTCAACGGCCTGGCCATTGCCTTCGAAAGCTACGGACGCGGGCAGCGCGTGTTCGGATCCGGGGGCATCCAGGCAGCGGGGATGCCCCGCCAGCAGCTGGCCAATCTGGCAGACGGCATGGAAGTAATGCGCGGATCCGTTCTGCCCGACCTTACCGATACCGTGGTGCCGTTCGACCAGCTGGAAGTAACCGAGCACGAAGGGTTCCGCAGGTTTACGTTGACGGGCAACATCAGCCAGGGGCAACACATCCATCGCAAAGGCACCGATGCCCATGCCGGCAAACCCCTGCTGGAACCGGGCGTCCGGATCGGGCCGGCGGAGATCGGCGTACTGGCGGGCACGGGCAAAGCCGAAGTGAAAGTGAGCGCCCTGCCGAGGGTGTTGCTGGTGGCCACGGGGAACGAACTGGTGGAAGTACGGGATACACCCGAGCCGCACCAGGTCCGGTTGTCGAATGTTCATAGCCTGTCGGCGGGTTTGCAGGAACTGGGAATACCCACCGATATCGTGCACCTGGCCGACGAAAAGCACCGCATGTCGGAGGAATTACTGCCGCTGCTCTATCGTTGCGACGTGATGATCTGCACCGGCGCGGTGGGCGACGGGCGGTTCAACCACCTGCCCGAAGTGCTGGCCGAAGCCGGGATGGAAAAGATCGTGGACGGAGTGGGGCAGAAGCCCGGGAAACGCATCCTGTTTGGCAGGCTGCCCGGCGGGCCGGTGGTGTTTGCGCTGCCGGGGAATCCGCAATCGGTAATGACCAACTACGCCCGTTATATCCGGCCATGGCTGGAGGTTTGCCTGGGATTACCCGCCCGGGAGCCCGTGATGGCAAGGCTTTCAGAAACGCTGACGTTCGTCCGGCCGCTGGAATACTTTATTCCCGTCAAATTGTACATCTCCCGTGAAGCGGTTTTGCAGGCACTGCCCATCCCGCACCAGGGCTCCGGCGACCTCGCGGCGCTCACCCGGGCCGACGGTTTTATGTCCCTTCCATCTGTTTCAAACGTTTTCGAAGCCGGAAACGCATATCCGGTTTGGATTTTCAGGCAGAATTCTCCAATTTGA
- the uxuA gene encoding mannonate dehydratase: MPMEQTMRWFGPNDPVSLRDIRQAGCSGVVTALHHIPAGEIWPVDEIEIRKKRLEAEGMRWSVVESLPVHEDIKKASGNYKQYIANYKVSLQNLASCGVQTVTYNFMPVMDWMRTDINYELPTGARALYYDRAAFIAFDLFLLRRPGAEADYSPAEIHLAESKLQTLTPSQRETLFHNALLGLPGSDERFTRDGVLHALAQYAEIDAPRLQAHLFYFLREIVPVAESLGIRLAIHPDDPPYPLLGLPRIVSTEAQLQAILDAAPGAANGLCFCTGSLGVRPDNDLAGIIERMGDRIHFIHLRNIRRHQNGDFYEADHLNGDVDMYAVVRALTETMRRRHVQLPMRPDHGHQMLDDLAKQTYPGYSAIGRLKGLAELRGLEMGILRS; the protein is encoded by the coding sequence ATGCCGATGGAACAAACGATGCGCTGGTTCGGGCCCAACGACCCCGTGAGCCTGCGCGATATCCGACAAGCCGGGTGCTCCGGCGTTGTGACTGCCCTTCACCACATTCCCGCAGGAGAAATCTGGCCGGTCGATGAAATCGAAATACGGAAAAAACGCCTCGAAGCGGAAGGCATGCGCTGGTCGGTTGTGGAAAGCCTGCCCGTGCATGAAGACATCAAAAAAGCCTCCGGGAATTACAAACAATATATCGCGAATTATAAAGTCAGCCTGCAAAACCTCGCCAGCTGCGGGGTGCAGACGGTCACATATAATTTCATGCCGGTAATGGACTGGATGCGGACGGATATTAATTACGAACTGCCCACCGGTGCCCGCGCGCTGTACTACGACCGGGCGGCTTTCATCGCCTTCGACCTTTTCCTGCTGAGGCGCCCCGGTGCGGAGGCGGATTACAGTCCCGCGGAAATCCATCTGGCCGAATCAAAACTGCAAACTTTAACCCCCTCGCAACGCGAAACGCTCTTCCATAATGCACTGCTGGGCCTGCCCGGCAGCGACGAGCGCTTTACCCGCGACGGCGTTCTGCACGCGTTGGCGCAATACGCTGAAATCGACGCCCCCAGGTTGCAGGCGCACCTGTTTTATTTCCTCCGTGAAATTGTTCCCGTAGCGGAATCCCTGGGCATCCGGCTCGCCATTCACCCCGATGATCCGCCGTATCCCTTGCTGGGCCTGCCTCGCATCGTGAGCACCGAAGCGCAGCTGCAAGCCATCCTGGACGCGGCGCCGGGCGCGGCAAACGGGCTTTGTTTCTGCACGGGATCCCTCGGCGTGCGGCCAGACAATGATCTTGCCGGGATCATCGAAAGGATGGGCGACCGGATCCATTTTATCCATCTCCGCAACATCCGCCGCCATCAGAATGGTGATTTTTACGAAGCGGACCACCTCAACGGCGATGTGGATATGTACGCCGTGGTGCGCGCCCTCACGGAAACGATGCGCCGCCGCCATGTGCAGTTGCCCATGCGCCCGGATCACGGGCACCAGATGCTGGATGATCTCGCCAAACAAACCTATCCCGGCTACAGCGCCATCGGCCGGTTGAAAGGGCTTGCGGAGCTGAGGGGGCTGGAAATGGGTATATTGCGTAGTTAA
- a CDS encoding multidrug effflux MFS transporter: MKRSTYLSLILILGSLTALGPFTIDMYLPGFPAIAEDLGVDVERVGLTLSSYFVGICVGQLLYGPLLDRFGRKKPLYIGLLLYIATSVGCVFSTTLDSLIFLRFFQAVGSCAATVAAMAMVRDLFPVHENAKVFALLMLVVGASPMVAPTVGGYVTSSIGWHSVFTILACMGALMLVACIRWLPDSFRPDTSLSLMPAPIVRNFWSVWTVPQFYTYALTGAVSFSALFTYVSGSPKVFMQVFHLSDKAYGWVFAALSVGFIGSSQVNTLLLRRFRSEQILPVALTAMAVAGIIFVAGARLDLLGLGGTIAVLTVMLCCLGFVNPNTAALCLAPFAKSAGTASALMGALQMGAGALASVFVSLFKENTAFPMALWMAIPAVISLAILMGGRRVIASRSTSQQGVI; this comes from the coding sequence TTGAAACGTTCGACTTATTTATCATTGATCCTCATCCTGGGAAGCCTCACCGCGCTCGGTCCCTTTACGATCGACATGTACCTGCCCGGCTTCCCCGCCATTGCGGAAGATCTTGGGGTGGATGTGGAGCGCGTGGGCCTGACCCTGTCCAGTTATTTCGTGGGGATTTGCGTGGGACAATTGCTGTATGGCCCGCTGCTGGATCGTTTTGGGAGAAAGAAGCCGCTGTACATTGGCTTGCTGCTTTACATCGCAACGTCTGTCGGATGTGTGTTTTCCACCACGCTCGACAGCCTGATATTCCTGCGCTTCTTCCAGGCGGTGGGCTCCTGTGCCGCTACCGTGGCGGCGATGGCGATGGTCCGCGATTTGTTCCCTGTACATGAAAACGCGAAAGTATTTGCGTTGCTGATGTTGGTGGTAGGCGCATCGCCCATGGTGGCCCCTACCGTTGGCGGATATGTGACAAGTTCCATCGGCTGGCATTCTGTATTTACGATATTGGCCTGCATGGGTGCGCTCATGCTGGTGGCGTGTATACGCTGGCTGCCCGACAGCTTCAGGCCGGATACTTCACTGTCGCTCATGCCGGCGCCGATCGTCCGGAATTTCTGGTCCGTGTGGACGGTGCCGCAGTTTTACACTTATGCGCTGACGGGCGCCGTGTCTTTCTCTGCGTTGTTTACTTATGTTTCCGGTTCGCCGAAAGTTTTCATGCAGGTGTTTCATTTGTCGGATAAAGCGTATGGATGGGTATTTGCCGCGCTGAGCGTGGGTTTTATCGGTTCCAGCCAGGTGAATACGTTATTGCTGAGGCGATTCCGGAGTGAGCAGATCCTGCCGGTGGCGTTGACGGCAATGGCCGTTGCAGGAATTATTTTCGTTGCGGGTGCGAGGTTAGACTTACTGGGTCTTGGCGGAACAATTGCCGTGCTAACGGTAATGTTATGTTGCCTGGGATTTGTGAACCCCAACACCGCGGCGCTTTGCCTGGCGCCTTTCGCGAAAAGTGCGGGAACGGCTTCCGCTTTGATGGGCGCGTTGCAAATGGGCGCCGGCGCGCTGGCATCCGTTTTCGTGAGCCTGTTCAAAGAAAATACGGCATTCCCGATGGCGCTCTGGATGGCGATCCCGGCGG